One stretch of Rhodospirillales bacterium DNA includes these proteins:
- a CDS encoding TetR family transcriptional regulator — MAQNTNVAEQLVAAAMDLAAKKGWRSLSLAEIAEAAGVPLVDAYSACPTRMAILKEAFAETDRKVLDGPRPDREEPARDRLFEVMMRRFDAMAPRKQGVAAILRDLPGDPGVLMCSLPHLAKSMAWMLEAAGLSASGPAGTLRIKALSAVYLATLRDWLNDDSPDLARTMAGLDRRLRRVESVMPGWRISMAGLCGARPSRRPTDESPPESVVPIET, encoded by the coding sequence ATGGCGCAGAACACGAACGTCGCAGAACAGCTTGTCGCCGCGGCGATGGACCTCGCCGCAAAGAAGGGGTGGCGGTCATTGAGCCTGGCGGAGATCGCCGAAGCAGCCGGAGTGCCGCTCGTCGACGCCTACAGCGCATGCCCGACCAGGATGGCGATTCTGAAAGAGGCTTTCGCCGAAACCGATCGCAAGGTATTGGACGGACCGCGTCCCGATCGGGAAGAGCCGGCCCGCGACCGGCTGTTCGAAGTCATGATGCGTCGCTTCGACGCGATGGCGCCACGCAAGCAGGGCGTGGCCGCCATCCTTCGCGACCTGCCCGGCGACCCGGGCGTGCTCATGTGCTCCCTGCCGCACCTCGCCAAGTCAATGGCGTGGATGCTGGAGGCGGCGGGGTTGTCTGCGTCCGGTCCGGCGGGAACGCTGCGCATAAAAGCACTGTCGGCCGTCTATCTGGCGACGCTCCGCGACTGGCTCAACGACGACAGCCCGGACTTGGCAAGGACGATGGCGGGGTTGGACCGCAGGCTCCGCCGCGTCGAGAGCGTCATGCCGGGCTGGCGCATCAGCATGGCGGGCCTTTGCGGGGCACGTCCGTCGCGTCGGCCGACGGATGAGTCGCCGCCTGAGTCGGTGGTTCCGATCGAAACTTGA
- a CDS encoding pyrroline-5-carboxylate reductase: MAASLILVGCGRMGNALLSGWLDRGLDPDQIAVVEPEPDNRAMLSRRPGLAVAAGPEGLSADLQPEVVVFAVKPQMMDAVAPAYARFTAADAVFLSIAAGRNAASLAAALGNGAAIVRAMPNTPAAIRRGITAAYRNAGVNERQRQRCHDLLAAVGDVVWIEDERLMDAVTAVSGSGPAYVFLLVEALADAGIAAGLSPELAGRLARATVSGAAGLLDASDAAPETLRRNVTSPGGTTAAALEVLMASGGLRTLMTAAVRAAADRSRQLQR; this comes from the coding sequence GTGGCTGCGTCGCTCATTCTCGTCGGCTGCGGCCGGATGGGCAACGCGCTGTTGTCGGGGTGGCTGGATCGTGGCCTCGACCCGGACCAGATCGCCGTCGTCGAGCCTGAGCCTGATAACCGCGCAATGCTTTCCCGACGCCCGGGACTAGCGGTTGCCGCTGGCCCGGAGGGCCTGTCCGCGGATCTCCAACCTGAAGTCGTCGTGTTCGCGGTCAAGCCGCAGATGATGGACGCGGTGGCGCCGGCGTACGCGCGGTTCACGGCCGCTGATGCCGTGTTCCTGTCGATCGCCGCGGGGCGCAACGCCGCGTCGCTGGCGGCGGCGCTCGGCAACGGCGCCGCCATCGTTCGCGCCATGCCCAATACGCCGGCGGCCATCCGCCGCGGGATCACCGCAGCATATCGCAACGCCGGCGTGAACGAGCGCCAGCGCCAGCGGTGCCATGATCTGCTTGCCGCCGTCGGGGACGTGGTGTGGATCGAGGACGAGCGCCTGATGGATGCCGTCACCGCCGTTTCCGGCAGCGGTCCGGCCTACGTTTTTCTGCTCGTCGAGGCGCTTGCTGATGCCGGTATCGCCGCTGGTCTGTCGCCCGAGTTGGCTGGAAGGCTCGCGCGCGCCACGGTCTCGGGCGCCGCCGGGCTGCTCGACGCCTCCGATGCCGCGCCCGAAACGCTTCGCCGCAATGTCACCAGCCCCGGCGGAACGACGGCGGCGGCGCTGGAGGTGTTGATGGCGTCGGGCGGCCTTCGGACGCTGATGACTGCGGCGGTGCGGGCCGCGGCCGATCGCTCGCGTCAACTGCAGAGATGA
- a CDS encoding YbjN domain-containing protein, whose product MTAAATEVGEETSPLDVIEQIVAAKDWAFDRPNDDEMAVQLPGQWSDLNFYAAWDPHLSAMQFTVSLQMRVPHAKRAAVFELLALANEKVWMGHFAVWREDGLLVYRHALPLRGSNGPSHAQIEDLIETAIRECERFYPAFQYVIWAGHAAEDAMAGAMIETVGEA is encoded by the coding sequence ATGACCGCCGCAGCGACCGAGGTCGGCGAAGAAACCTCTCCCCTTGATGTCATCGAACAGATCGTCGCCGCCAAGGACTGGGCATTCGATCGTCCGAATGACGACGAAATGGCGGTGCAACTTCCCGGACAGTGGTCCGATCTCAATTTCTACGCGGCATGGGATCCGCATCTCAGCGCCATGCAGTTCACCGTAAGCCTGCAAATGCGGGTGCCGCATGCCAAGCGGGCGGCGGTGTTCGAACTGTTGGCGCTGGCCAACGAGAAGGTCTGGATGGGCCATTTCGCGGTGTGGCGGGAGGACGGATTGCTCGTCTACCGGCACGCCCTGCCGCTGCGCGGCAGCAACGGCCCCAGCCACGCGCAGATCGAAGACTTGATCGAGACCGCCATCCGAGAGTGCGAACGCTTCTATCCAGCGTTCCAATACGTGATCTGGGCGGGACACGCGGCGGAGGACGCCATGGCGGGCGCCATGATCGAAACCGTCGGCGAAGCCTGA
- a CDS encoding accessory factor UbiK family protein, whose product MQTSNRLFDDLAKVASGAASTLAGVKQELDALVRQRVERFLADLDLINREEFEVVKATAANARAAQEALETRVAELEARLAAAGSSNSLESNVDSADKAI is encoded by the coding sequence ATGCAGACCAGCAACCGATTGTTCGACGATTTGGCCAAGGTGGCGAGCGGCGCCGCCTCGACCCTGGCCGGGGTCAAGCAGGAACTCGACGCCCTTGTGCGCCAACGTGTCGAGCGATTCCTCGCCGACCTTGACCTGATCAACCGCGAAGAGTTCGAGGTGGTCAAGGCTACCGCCGCCAACGCCCGCGCCGCGCAGGAAGCCCTCGAGACGAGGGTCGCCGAGCTGGAAGCCAGGCTGGCCGCTGCCGGCTCGTCCAACTCCCTGGAATCGAACGTGGATTCTGCCGACAAAGCGATTTGA
- the rfaD gene encoding ADP-glyceromanno-heptose 6-epimerase, translated as MFVVTGGAGFIGSNIVAALEQRRTEPLAVCDRLRSGDKWRNISKRELVDVIHPDALFPALDAAGVGVTAVVHMGAVSSTTETDADRTVEINVRLSVALWRWCTEHRIPFIYASSAATYGDGALGFEDVATPDALAQFRPLNLYGWSKHLFDRWVARRVADGDPQPPQWAGLKFFNVYGPNETHKGPQASVVSHVFPDAAAGRPAKLFRSHRPDYPDGGQLRDFVWVGDCADVVLWLLENPGVSGLFNVGTGQARSFADLAAAVYRTLGREPAIDYVPMPEAIRDRYQYFTQASLTRLRAAGYPHPFTPLEAGVAAYVRDYLNTPDPYR; from the coding sequence ATGTTCGTGGTGACCGGCGGGGCCGGCTTCATTGGGTCCAACATCGTCGCGGCGCTGGAACAGCGTCGGACGGAACCGCTTGCCGTCTGCGACCGGCTGCGGAGCGGAGACAAGTGGCGCAACATTTCCAAGCGTGAGTTGGTCGACGTCATCCACCCGGACGCGTTGTTCCCCGCGCTCGATGCGGCCGGCGTCGGAGTGACTGCGGTGGTGCACATGGGGGCGGTGTCGTCGACCACGGAGACGGACGCCGACCGCACCGTCGAGATCAACGTCCGCCTGTCAGTGGCGTTGTGGAGGTGGTGCACGGAGCATCGAATCCCCTTCATCTACGCCTCGTCGGCCGCGACCTACGGGGACGGGGCGCTGGGGTTCGAAGACGTCGCGACGCCGGACGCGCTGGCGCAATTTCGGCCCCTCAATCTCTACGGCTGGAGCAAGCATCTGTTCGATCGCTGGGTTGCCCGCCGGGTGGCGGACGGTGATCCGCAGCCGCCGCAGTGGGCGGGGCTCAAGTTCTTCAACGTCTACGGCCCCAACGAAACCCACAAAGGTCCTCAGGCGAGCGTCGTCTCCCACGTCTTCCCGGACGCCGCCGCCGGCCGGCCGGCGAAGTTGTTTCGGTCGCACCGGCCGGACTACCCCGACGGCGGTCAGCTTCGCGACTTCGTCTGGGTCGGCGACTGCGCCGATGTGGTGCTGTGGCTGCTGGAGAACCCCGGCGTCTCCGGCCTGTTCAACGTCGGAACCGGCCAGGCCCGCAGCTTCGCCGACCTCGCCGCCGCCGTCTATCGGACGCTGGGCCGGGAGCCTGCCATCGACTACGTGCCGATGCCGGAGGCGATCCGCGACCGGTATCAGTACTTCACCCAGGCCTCCCTGACCAGGCTCCGCGCCGCCGGCTACCCCCACCCTTTCACGCCGCTCGAAGCCGGCGTCGCGGCGTACGTCCGGGACTACCTCAACACCCCGGACCCGTACCGGTAG